The following proteins are co-located in the Rhea pennata isolate bPtePen1 chromosome 2, bPtePen1.pri, whole genome shotgun sequence genome:
- the CHST9 gene encoding carbohydrate sulfotransferase 9: MNLRQVFVSVLMFGVAGLLLFMYLQAWIEEQHTVSGEKLQQQIINQDFKLPPPGELRRAAKNRSTPAGLSKQEMVALEHRHSQKKADPFGVVALSLASQLSDQQKRTELFLSQFREVYLPPAMHPLNKSLLKGDKWKDVDGAQEKRRSFLYGFCKKYNSRKKLRTHLVHVVSRIYVEDRHKILYCEVPKAGCSNWKRVLMVLNGLAASAHNISHDDVHYGKHLKKLDSYDLKGIYTRLNTYTKTIFVRDPMERLVSAFRDKFEHPNSYYHPVFGKAIIKKYRQNANEEALKTGSGVKFKEFIQYLLDSHRPVGMDIHWEQVSKLCYPCLINYDFIGKFETLEEDANYFLQLVGAPAELKFPNFKDRHSSDERTNAEVVRQYLKELSKQERQLTYDFYYLDYLMFNYTSPVV, translated from the exons tGTCTGGAGAAAAATTGCAACAACAGATAATTAATCAg GATTTCAAGCTCCCACCTCCTGGGGAGCTAAGGAGAGCAGCCAAGAACAGGAGCACTCCTGCTGGCCTCAGCAAGCAAGAGATGGTGGCCTTGGAGCACAGGCATTCACAGAAGAAGGCTGACCCTTTTGGCGTGGTAGCTCTCTCCTTGGCAAGCCAATTGTCTGACCAGCAGAAGAGGACCGAGTTGTTTCTCAGCCAGTTCAGAGAGGTGTATTTGCCCCCTGCAATGCACCCTTTAAACAAGAGTTTACTCAAGGGAGACAAGTGGAAGGATGTTGATGGTGCCCAGGAAAAACGCAGATCCTTCCTTTATGGCTTCTGtaaaaaatacaacagcagaaagaagcTGCGAACCCACCTTGTGCATGTGGTGTCAAGGATTTATGTGGAGGATAGACACAAGATCCTGTACTGCGAAGTGCCTAAAGCAGGCTGCTCCAACTGGAAAAGGGTTCTCATGGTGCTCAATGGACTTGCCGCCTCAGCACACAACATATCCCATGATGATGTTCACTATGGTAAGCATCTAAAGAAACTAGACAGTTATGACCTAAAAGGGATATACACACGTTTGAACACTTACACTAAGACTATATTTGTACGTGATCCAATGGAAAGACTGGTATCTGCATTCAGGGATAAGTTTGAACATCCAAACAGCTATTACCATCCAGTATTTGGGAAGGCAATAATTAAGAAATACAGgcaaaatgcaaatgaagagGCATTGAAAACAGGATCAGGAGTTAAGTTTAAAGAGTTTATCCAGTATTTGTTAGATTCCCATCGACCAGTAGGAATGGACATACACTGGGAGCAAGTCAGTAAGCTCTGCTATCCCTGCCTCATCAACTATGATTTTATAGGAAAGTTTGAAACCCTGGAAGAAGATGCCAATTACTTTTTGCAGTTGGTAGGTGCTCCAGCTGAGCTGAAGTTTCCTAATTTCAAAGACCGACATTCCTCTGATGAAAGAACAAATGCAGAAGTAGTGAGGCAATACTTAAAGGAATTGTCTAAGCAGGAGAGACAGCTGACCTATGACTTCTACTATTTGGATTACTTAATGTTCAATTATACATCACCAGTTGTATAG